From a region of the Candidatus Azobacteroides pseudotrichonymphae genomovar. CFP2 genome:
- the carB gene encoding carbamoyl-phosphate synthase (glutamine-hydrolyzing) large subunit, producing the protein MNKKIALILENGMRFEGFSFGYEIPTSGEVVFNTAMVGYPESLTDPSYAGQILTVTYPLIGNYGVPEDSIINGLSKFYESEKIQVSGLIISEYSHEYNHWNARKSLGEWLKEHRVPGIFGIDTRAITKLIREHGSMKGKIVFDSPNEIDFIDISLENLIARVSCKKILRYGNGSKTVVLVDCGVKHNIIRCLLKKDINIIRVPWNYNFNELEYDGLFISNGPGNPEHGQIIVNHIKEAMKNGKSIMGICMGNQLLAQAGGATIYKLKYGHRSHNQPVRMANSKKCFITSQNHGYAVDTKPLSNDWEILFTNMNDNSNEGICHKIYPWFSVQFHPEAASGPTDTEFLFNIFIEGISKTEQIIQGNVKKAFFHFVPSISYLRRYKKILLLGSGALKIGEAGEFDYSGSQALKALKEEGIYTVLINPNIATVQTSEGVADKIYFLPVTPFFVEKVIEKEKPEGILLSFGGQTALNCGVFLHQSGIFEKYNVNVLGTTVQSIIDTEDRELFVKKLNQINVKSIKSIAVGTIKDARRAAEELGYPIIVRAAYALGGLGSGFCNNQEQLQSLAERAFNYSNQLLIEKSLKGWKEIEYEVVRDQYDNCITVCNMENFDPLGIHTGESIVVAPSQTLTNQEYHKLRELSIRIVRHIGIIGECNVQYAFDTNSEDYRVIEVNARLSRSSALASKATGYPLAFIAAKLALGYGLQDLKNSVTKTTTAFFEPALDYIVCKIPRWDLGKFHGVSQEIGSNMKSVGEVMSIGRSFEEAIQKGLRMIAQGMHGFVANKDMDIFDLDKSLCEPTDKRIFIIAQALKTGYSIDRIHKLTQIDLWFLQRLQAIYQISKKIEKYNSINELSTGLLKIAKRKGFSDYQITKLLYKNSDIAASKIIFLREHRKALNIQPVVKQIDTLAAEYPAQTNYLYLTYNGMENDVHYLNDKCSVIVLGSGAYRIGSSVEFDWCSVNALETIRKKGWRGVMINYNPETVSTDYDVCDRLYFDELTYERVMDIVEMENSRGVILSTGGQIPNNLAISLERSGVPILGTNASNIDNAEDRHKFSSMLDYLEIDQPKWKELSSLSDIHEFIEEVGFPVLIRPSYVLSGAAMNVCANQSELNTFLKLAVDVSQKHPVVVSEFIQNAKEIEIDAVANGGEIITYAISEHIEFAGVHSGDATIQFPPQRLYVETVRKIKRLAKRIAQALLITGPFNIQFLAKDNEIKVIECNLRASRSFPFVSKILKLNFIELATRIMLGESVDKPNKNEFDLDYVGIKASQFSFSRLQKADPILGVDMASTGEVGCIGDDYYEAILKSMLSVGMSVPKKNILVSGGTLHSKVYLLNACRLLQQKGYILYATEGTHHFFTNNNIPSIRVYQPSERENPSALNMIREKQIDLVINIPKNLTQGELSNGYKIRRGAIDFNISLFTNSRLASAFIHAFCSIDLNNIPIKSWDEYK; encoded by the coding sequence ATGAATAAAAAAATTGCTTTAATACTGGAGAATGGAATGAGGTTTGAGGGTTTTTCTTTTGGATACGAAATTCCAACTTCAGGAGAGGTGGTGTTTAATACTGCAATGGTTGGTTATCCTGAAAGTCTAACCGATCCTTCCTATGCAGGGCAAATCCTTACGGTTACTTATCCTTTAATCGGCAATTACGGTGTACCCGAAGATAGTATAATAAATGGACTTTCTAAATTTTACGAATCGGAGAAGATTCAAGTGAGTGGTCTAATTATTTCAGAATATTCTCACGAATATAATCATTGGAATGCACGAAAAAGCTTAGGAGAATGGTTGAAAGAACATAGAGTTCCAGGTATTTTTGGAATAGACACACGAGCCATTACCAAATTGATTCGTGAACATGGGTCTATGAAAGGGAAAATTGTGTTTGATTCACCTAATGAAATTGATTTCATAGATATTTCTTTGGAAAATTTAATAGCAAGGGTCAGTTGTAAAAAGATTTTAAGATATGGGAATGGTTCGAAAACTGTTGTATTGGTTGATTGTGGAGTAAAGCATAATATTATCCGTTGTTTGTTGAAAAAAGATATTAACATTATTCGTGTTCCTTGGAATTATAATTTCAACGAATTAGAATACGATGGATTATTTATTTCCAATGGGCCTGGGAATCCTGAACATGGGCAAATCATAGTAAATCATATCAAAGAAGCTATGAAGAATGGAAAATCCATCATGGGGATTTGCATGGGAAATCAATTACTAGCGCAAGCAGGGGGGGCAACTATCTATAAACTGAAGTATGGGCATCGAAGTCATAATCAACCTGTACGAATGGCAAATTCCAAAAAATGTTTTATCACTTCCCAGAATCATGGTTACGCAGTAGATACAAAACCATTAAGCAATGATTGGGAAATTTTGTTTACCAATATGAATGACAATTCTAACGAGGGAATCTGTCATAAAATTTATCCTTGGTTTTCAGTACAATTTCATCCAGAAGCAGCTTCTGGTCCCACAGATACAGAATTCCTTTTTAATATATTTATAGAAGGTATATCGAAAACAGAGCAGATTATACAAGGGAACGTAAAAAAAGCATTCTTTCATTTTGTTCCTTCCATTTCATATTTGCGTAGATATAAGAAAATTTTGTTACTTGGTTCTGGAGCATTGAAAATTGGTGAAGCAGGAGAATTTGATTATTCTGGGTCGCAAGCGTTGAAAGCACTAAAAGAAGAGGGTATTTATACTGTTTTAATTAATCCCAATATCGCTACCGTACAAACTTCAGAAGGGGTAGCCGACAAAATTTATTTCTTACCTGTTACTCCTTTTTTTGTGGAAAAAGTAATAGAGAAAGAAAAACCTGAGGGTATTTTGCTTTCTTTTGGAGGACAAACTGCACTTAATTGTGGAGTATTTCTTCATCAATCTGGCATTTTCGAAAAATACAACGTAAATGTATTGGGAACAACTGTTCAGTCCATTATTGATACGGAAGACAGAGAATTATTTGTAAAAAAATTAAATCAAATAAATGTAAAATCGATTAAAAGTATTGCAGTAGGAACGATTAAAGATGCCCGTAGGGCAGCTGAAGAACTAGGTTACCCCATTATTGTAAGAGCAGCATATGCATTAGGTGGATTAGGTAGTGGATTTTGCAATAATCAAGAACAGTTACAGTCATTGGCAGAAAGGGCTTTTAATTATTCAAATCAATTGTTAATTGAAAAATCATTGAAAGGTTGGAAAGAAATAGAATACGAAGTAGTACGAGATCAATACGATAACTGTATTACAGTTTGTAACATGGAAAATTTTGATCCTCTAGGAATACATACAGGTGAAAGTATTGTCGTTGCTCCCTCACAAACTTTGACTAACCAGGAATATCACAAATTACGAGAATTATCTATTAGGATCGTACGTCATATCGGTATTATAGGTGAATGTAATGTACAGTATGCTTTCGATACCAATTCAGAGGATTATCGTGTAATTGAAGTAAATGCTCGTCTAAGTAGATCTTCAGCTTTGGCTTCCAAAGCCACAGGCTATCCTTTGGCATTTATTGCAGCAAAATTGGCTTTAGGTTATGGATTACAAGATTTGAAAAATTCTGTTACTAAAACAACTACGGCTTTTTTTGAGCCAGCTTTGGATTATATTGTTTGTAAAATTCCACGTTGGGATTTGGGAAAATTTCATGGTGTATCCCAAGAAATTGGCTCAAATATGAAAAGTGTAGGAGAGGTAATGTCTATTGGCCGTAGTTTTGAAGAAGCAATTCAAAAAGGACTGCGAATGATTGCTCAAGGCATGCATGGCTTTGTAGCAAATAAAGATATGGATATATTTGATTTAGATAAATCTTTATGTGAGCCGACCGACAAACGGATATTTATTATTGCTCAAGCATTAAAAACCGGTTATTCAATTGATAGAATACATAAATTAACACAAATTGATTTATGGTTTCTTCAAAGATTGCAAGCCATTTATCAGATTTCCAAAAAAATAGAAAAGTATAATTCTATAAATGAATTATCCACCGGTCTATTAAAGATTGCTAAACGAAAAGGTTTTTCAGATTATCAAATTACTAAACTTTTATATAAAAATTCTGATATAGCAGCTAGTAAAATCATATTCTTACGCGAACATCGCAAGGCATTAAATATTCAACCCGTTGTAAAGCAAATTGATACTTTAGCTGCTGAGTATCCAGCTCAGACTAATTATTTGTATTTAACTTACAATGGAATGGAAAATGATGTCCATTATTTAAATGATAAATGTTCAGTAATTGTTTTAGGCTCAGGGGCCTATCGCATTGGTAGCAGTGTGGAGTTTGATTGGTGTTCAGTGAATGCTTTGGAAACTATTCGGAAAAAAGGATGGAGGGGAGTAATGATTAATTACAATCCTGAGACAGTTTCTACGGACTATGATGTATGTGATCGTTTGTATTTTGATGAATTAACTTATGAGAGGGTTATGGATATTGTCGAAATGGAAAATTCAAGAGGTGTGATTTTGTCTACTGGAGGGCAAATTCCAAATAATCTCGCAATTTCTTTGGAAAGATCTGGTGTTCCGATTTTGGGAACAAATGCTTCCAACATAGACAATGCTGAAGACAGGCATAAATTTTCATCCATGCTCGACTATTTAGAAATAGACCAACCTAAATGGAAAGAATTAAGTTCACTGTCTGATATTCATGAATTTATAGAAGAAGTAGGATTTCCAGTGTTGATTCGTCCATCATATGTTTTATCAGGAGCAGCAATGAATGTTTGTGCCAATCAGTCAGAACTAAATACTTTTCTGAAATTAGCTGTTGATGTTTCCCAAAAGCATCCAGTCGTAGTTAGCGAATTCATACAAAATGCTAAGGAAATAGAAATAGATGCAGTAGCAAATGGAGGAGAAATCATTACTTATGCTATTTCAGAACATATTGAATTTGCAGGAGTTCATTCAGGTGATGCAACTATTCAATTCCCTCCGCAAAGACTGTACGTGGAAACTGTTCGAAAGATTAAACGGTTGGCAAAAAGAATTGCACAAGCATTGCTAATTACCGGTCCATTTAACATACAATTTTTAGCAAAAGACAACGAAATCAAAGTAATAGAATGCAACTTGCGTGCTTCACGAAGTTTTCCTTTTGTCTCTAAAATATTAAAGTTGAACTTTATAGAGTTAGCGACTCGTATTATGCTAGGGGAATCTGTCGATAAACCAAATAAAAATGAATTCGATCTAGATTATGTTGGGATCAAGGCCTCTCAGTTTTCTTTTTCTCGCCTTCAAAAAGCTGATCCTATACTGGGAGTAGATATGGCATCTACTGGTGAAGTCGGCTGCATTGGCGACGACTATTATGAAGCTATATTAAAATCTATGCTTTCAGTTGGAATGAGTGTTCCTAAAAAAAACATATTGGTATCAGGCGGAACTTTACACTCTAAGGTATATCTTTTGAATGCATGTCGTTTACTTCAACAAAAGGGTTATATATTATATGCCACTGAGGGAACACATCATTTTTTTACAAATAACAATATTCCTTCTATTCGTGTGTATCAACCAAGCGAAAGAGAAAATCCTTCTGCACTTAATATGATTCGTGAGAAACAAATAGATTTAGTGATAAACATTCCTAAAAATTTAACGCAGGGAGAGTTATCGAATGGTTATAAAATTCGTCGTGGAGCAATCGATTTTAATATATCCTTATTTACTAATTCTCGTCTTGCTTCGGCATTTATACATGCTTTTTGTTCTATAGATCTGAACAATATTCCCATCAAGAGTTGGGATGAGTATAAATGA